One stretch of Flavobacterium sp. 9 DNA includes these proteins:
- a CDS encoding MoxR family ATPase: MEENTTTLDIRAINEKIERESAFIDLLTMEMNKVIVGQKHMVERLLIGLLGQGHILLEGVPGLAKTLAINTLSQAVQGSFSRIQFTPDLLPADVVGTMIYNIKANEFSIKKGPIFANFVLADEINRAPAKVQSALLEAMQEKQVTIGDTTFKLDRPFLVLATQNPVEQEGTYQLPEAQVDRFMLKTVIDYPKIDEERFVIRQNLKGSYEKVNPVVSVEQILRAQEAVREVYMDEKIEKYILDIIFATRYPEKYKLADLKPLISFGASPRGSINLANAAKCYAFIKRRGYVIPEDVRAVVHDVLRHRVGITYEAEAENITSVDIINKIVNEIEVP; this comes from the coding sequence ATGGAAGAAAATACAACGACTTTAGACATTAGAGCGATAAATGAGAAAATTGAAAGAGAAAGTGCTTTTATAGACCTTCTTACAATGGAGATGAACAAAGTTATTGTGGGCCAGAAACATATGGTCGAGCGTTTGTTAATTGGACTTCTTGGTCAAGGTCACATTTTGCTTGAAGGTGTTCCGGGATTAGCAAAAACTTTAGCGATAAATACTTTGTCACAAGCCGTTCAGGGTTCGTTCAGCCGTATTCAGTTTACTCCTGACTTATTGCCTGCCGATGTTGTTGGAACGATGATTTATAACATCAAAGCAAACGAGTTTTCAATTAAAAAAGGACCAATCTTCGCTAATTTCGTCCTTGCCGATGAGATTAACCGTGCTCCGGCAAAGGTTCAGTCAGCACTTTTGGAAGCGATGCAGGAAAAACAAGTAACTATTGGCGATACCACTTTCAAACTTGATCGTCCGTTTTTAGTACTTGCAACTCAAAACCCTGTTGAGCAAGAAGGAACATACCAACTTCCGGAAGCGCAAGTTGACCGTTTCATGCTTAAAACTGTAATTGATTACCCAAAAATTGACGAAGAGCGTTTTGTAATTCGTCAAAACTTAAAAGGATCTTACGAAAAAGTAAATCCTGTTGTTTCTGTAGAACAAATTTTACGTGCACAAGAAGCTGTTCGTGAAGTCTACATGGACGAAAAAATCGAAAAATATATTCTAGATATCATCTTTGCTACTCGTTATCCAGAGAAGTACAAACTTGCAGACTTAAAACCTCTTATTAGTTTTGGAGCATCACCTCGTGGAAGTATCAATCTTGCTAATGCAGCAAAATGTTATGCTTTCATCAAACGTCGTGGATATGTAATTCCAGAAGATGTTCGCGCAGTTGTACACGATGTTCTACGTCACAGAGTTGGGATAACATATGAGGCTGAAGCCGAAAATATTACTTCTGTAGACATTATCAACAAAATCGTAAACGAGATTGAAGTACCTTAA
- a CDS encoding DUF58 domain-containing protein, translating to MDTKELLKKVRKIEIKTKRLSNHIFSGEYHSSFKGRGMTFSEVRQYQYGDDIRNIDWNVTARYNEAHVKVFEEERELTMVLMVDISGSEGFGSKSQFKKDIVTEIAATMAFSATQNNDKIGLILFSDNVELYIPPKKGRSHVLRIIRELIEFEPKSHKTDVGAALKFLSGTQKKKAIVFVISDFMSENYEQTLKIASKKHDITGVRVYDIREEKIPNLGMVPMLDAETGKIQLVNTGSKTVRMNYEKHYQERVNYFKDIFSKSGAGVVNTRVDENYVTKLLGYFKSR from the coding sequence ATGGATACAAAAGAGCTTTTAAAAAAAGTACGGAAAATAGAAATCAAAACCAAAAGATTGAGTAATCACATCTTTTCGGGAGAATACCACTCTTCATTTAAAGGGCGCGGGATGACTTTTAGTGAAGTACGTCAATACCAATATGGCGACGACATTCGTAACATCGATTGGAATGTAACTGCACGCTATAACGAAGCCCACGTAAAAGTTTTTGAAGAAGAACGCGAATTGACCATGGTTTTAATGGTAGATATTTCGGGTTCAGAGGGTTTTGGTTCAAAAAGTCAATTTAAAAAAGACATCGTCACCGAAATTGCGGCAACGATGGCTTTTTCGGCTACACAAAATAATGACAAAATTGGTTTAATATTATTTTCTGACAATGTAGAATTGTATATTCCGCCAAAAAAAGGTCGTTCACACGTTTTGCGTATAATTCGTGAATTAATCGAATTCGAACCAAAAAGCCATAAAACAGATGTTGGAGCAGCTTTAAAATTTTTATCAGGAACTCAGAAAAAGAAAGCAATTGTCTTTGTGATTTCTGATTTCATGTCTGAAAATTACGAGCAGACTTTAAAAATTGCTTCTAAAAAACATGATATTACAGGCGTTCGCGTTTATGATATCCGTGAAGAAAAAATTCCGAATTTAGGAATGGTTCCAATGCTTGACGCCGAAACAGGAAAAATTCAATTGGTTAATACAGGTTCGAAAACAGTGCGAATGAATTACGAAAAACACTATCAGGAAAGAGTAAATTATTTCAAAGATATTTTCAGTAAATCCGGCGCAGGTGTCGTAAACACAAGAGTTGACGAAAATTACGTGACAAAACTATTAGGTTATTTCAAATCAAGGTAA
- a CDS encoding VWA domain-containing protein encodes MDKITFLNPEFFWLFLLIPIAIAWFFWKRNQQSATLKMSSTQGFKNSESLLTKLKPCLYVFRIIALCSLIIALARPRTVDISSQTKTTKGIDIVLAIDVSGSMLAKDLKPNRMEALKRVAADFVGERPNDRVGLVLYASEAYTKTPVTSDKAIILEAIKSIKYDTVLQDGTGIGMGLATAVNRLKDSKAKSRVIILMTDGVNNAGFIEPETASDIAKQYGIKVYTIGIGTNGMAESPYAYAPNGGFLYKMQKVEIDEQLMKNIARKTDGTYFRATSNDRLAEIYNAINKLETTEIQELKFYDYDEKYRGFVLLAAFLLLLEVGLRNTVYRSFI; translated from the coding sequence ATGGATAAGATAACTTTTTTAAACCCAGAATTTTTTTGGTTGTTTCTACTGATTCCAATTGCGATCGCTTGGTTCTTTTGGAAACGAAATCAACAATCGGCTACTTTAAAAATGAGTTCGACACAAGGTTTCAAAAATAGTGAATCACTATTAACGAAATTAAAACCTTGTTTATATGTTTTTAGAATTATTGCTTTATGTTCTTTAATTATTGCTTTGGCAAGACCAAGAACGGTTGATATTAGCAGTCAGACTAAAACCACAAAAGGAATTGATATTGTTCTTGCAATCGACGTTTCCGGAAGTATGCTTGCAAAAGATTTAAAGCCAAACCGTATGGAAGCTTTAAAAAGAGTTGCTGCAGATTTTGTTGGAGAAAGACCTAATGACAGAGTTGGATTAGTTTTATACGCTTCAGAAGCTTATACAAAAACTCCTGTTACAAGTGATAAAGCCATTATTCTTGAAGCTATTAAAAGCATTAAATACGATACAGTTTTACAAGACGGAACCGGAATTGGAATGGGATTAGCAACGGCTGTAAACCGTTTAAAAGATAGTAAAGCCAAAAGCCGTGTAATTATTTTAATGACAGACGGGGTAAATAATGCCGGATTTATTGAACCGGAAACTGCTTCTGACATCGCAAAACAATACGGAATAAAAGTTTATACGATTGGAATTGGTACAAACGGAATGGCGGAATCTCCATACGCTTATGCGCCAAACGGAGGATTTTTATATAAAATGCAAAAAGTAGAAATCGACGAACAATTAATGAAAAATATTGCTCGTAAAACAGATGGAACTTACTTTAGAGCAACAAGCAACGACAGATTAGCCGAAATATACAACGCGATTAATAAATTAGAAACTACTGAAATTCAAGAATTAAAATTCTATGATTATGACGAAAAATATAGAGGTTTTGTTTTATTGGCAGCCTTTTTATTATTGTTAGAAGTAGGTTTAAGAAATACAGTTTACAGAAGCTTCATTTAA
- a CDS encoding VWA domain-containing protein has protein sequence MELDEKKYLYLLLLLPIVVCVFLFNMYWKRKKQREFGDLEMVKRLSPERSVFKPVLKLSVLLLALACLIIGLVNPKIGTKMETVKREGIDIVFAVDVSKSMLAEDVAPSRLEKSKQLVSQIINNLGNDRIGIVAYAGSAFPVLPITSDYSVAKMFLQSMTPDMVSSQGTSLDEAIRLSSTYFDEKSKTSKLLILISDGEDHSEGASAAAEEANKMGMKIITIGVGTEKGGTIPLRENGVIRSYQQDQNGQTVITKLNQEGLKTIAKATKGGYVYGGNTKEVLDYIKNALNNIQKTEFEATQMADFQSQFQWFIGFAFLLLFVDIFLLERKTNWIKELNLFNEKK, from the coding sequence ATGGAATTAGACGAAAAAAAATATTTATATCTTTTATTATTGCTCCCAATTGTGGTGTGTGTTTTCCTTTTCAATATGTATTGGAAAAGAAAAAAACAACGCGAATTTGGAGATCTTGAAATGGTAAAAAGACTGAGTCCGGAGCGATCTGTTTTTAAACCTGTATTAAAATTATCAGTTCTTCTTTTGGCACTTGCCTGTTTGATTATTGGATTGGTAAATCCGAAGATTGGAACAAAAATGGAAACTGTAAAACGCGAAGGAATTGACATTGTTTTTGCCGTTGACGTTTCTAAAAGTATGCTTGCCGAAGATGTTGCGCCAAGTCGTTTAGAAAAAAGTAAACAACTGGTTTCGCAAATCATCAATAATTTAGGAAATGACAGAATTGGAATTGTAGCTTATGCGGGAAGTGCTTTTCCTGTTTTGCCAATTACATCTGATTATAGTGTTGCCAAAATGTTTCTGCAAAGCATGACTCCGGATATGGTTTCATCACAAGGAACTTCACTTGATGAAGCGATCAGATTATCCTCTACTTATTTTGACGAAAAAAGTAAAACGAGTAAACTTTTAATCTTGATTTCTGATGGAGAAGATCATTCTGAAGGAGCTTCGGCTGCAGCAGAAGAAGCCAACAAAATGGGAATGAAAATCATTACGATTGGTGTTGGAACTGAAAAAGGAGGAACAATTCCGTTAAGAGAAAATGGAGTAATCAGAAGCTATCAACAAGATCAAAACGGACAAACTGTTATTACAAAACTAAATCAGGAAGGTCTAAAAACCATTGCAAAAGCAACAAAAGGCGGTTATGTATATGGTGGAAACACGAAGGAAGTTTTAGATTATATCAAAAACGCTTTAAACAATATTCAGAAAACAGAATTTGAAGCTACTCAAATGGCCGATTTTCAATCGCAATTTCAATGGTTTATTGGCTTTGCTTTCTTATTATTGTTTGTTGACATTTTCCTTTTAGAAAGAAAAACAAATTGGATAAAAGAGTTGAATTTATTTAACGAAAAGAAATAA